One stretch of Streptomyces agglomeratus DNA includes these proteins:
- a CDS encoding alpha/beta hydrolase family protein — MRPATATAAAVTTLIGAGAAAVAIGRYAGDAALSAGAGRPLPSDPRLTVHSTAAGRITLRRCLASLRPGTYGIEGPGIHAVVGPVVENVPHTPDTVVRRLERVTRGTLAPGARVRLTPQLHVGDPRTALGAQHADVDVPGELGPLPAWFLPGARGTWVITVHGLGTTREHPMNLMPFLRAHHFPVLGLAYRGDAGAPRPPGGLGHLGDSEWRDVDAAIRYAVRRGAERVILHGWSTGGAMAVRAATRSPLRDRVSGLVLDSPVLDWEATVRALAASRRTPGVLLPLAVRAVQGRTGVHGDRLREATGPGGLRVPTLVFHGPDDTVAPWHTSRELVRLLPDLAVLHTTPRAPHAAMWNADPATYEEVLRRFLTPLM, encoded by the coding sequence GTGCGCCCGGCTACAGCGACGGCAGCGGCCGTCACCACACTCATCGGCGCCGGTGCGGCAGCGGTCGCGATCGGCCGCTACGCGGGCGACGCGGCGCTCAGCGCGGGGGCCGGCCGGCCGCTGCCGTCCGATCCCCGGCTCACCGTCCACTCCACCGCCGCGGGCCGGATCACGCTCAGGCGCTGCCTGGCGTCCCTGCGCCCCGGCACGTACGGCATCGAGGGGCCCGGCATCCACGCGGTCGTCGGCCCCGTGGTCGAGAACGTGCCGCACACCCCTGACACCGTCGTACGCCGCCTGGAACGCGTCACCCGCGGCACGCTCGCTCCCGGCGCCCGGGTACGGCTCACCCCGCAGCTCCACGTCGGTGATCCGCGCACCGCACTCGGCGCGCAGCACGCCGATGTGGACGTGCCCGGCGAACTCGGTCCGCTGCCGGCGTGGTTCCTGCCGGGCGCCCGCGGCACCTGGGTGATCACCGTTCACGGCCTGGGCACCACCCGGGAACACCCCATGAACCTCATGCCCTTCCTGCGGGCCCACCACTTCCCGGTCCTCGGTCTCGCCTACCGGGGCGACGCCGGCGCCCCGAGGCCGCCGGGCGGCCTCGGCCACCTCGGCGACTCGGAGTGGCGCGACGTGGACGCCGCCATCCGCTACGCCGTCCGCCGCGGCGCCGAGCGCGTCATCCTGCACGGCTGGTCCACGGGCGGGGCCATGGCCGTGCGCGCCGCGACGCGGTCCCCGCTCCGCGACCGCGTCAGCGGCCTCGTGCTCGACTCCCCGGTCCTCGACTGGGAGGCCACGGTGCGAGCCCTGGCGGCCTCCCGGCGCACGCCGGGCGTACTGCTGCCGCTCGCCGTCCGGGCCGTGCAGGGCCGCACCGGAGTGCACGGCGACCGCCTGCGCGAAGCGACCGGCCCCGGCGGGCTGCGCGTCCCCACCCTGGTCTTCCACGGGCCGGACGACACCGTGGCCCCCTGGCACACCTCGCGCGAACTCGTCCGGCTGCTCCCCGATCTGGCCGTCCTCCACACCACCCCGCGCGCCCCGCACGCGGCCATGTGGAATGCCGACCCGGCCACGTACGAAGAGGTTCTGCGCCGCTTCCTCACCCCCTTGATGTAG
- a CDS encoding VOC family protein, whose protein sequence is MAGAPSMYPTVLYKDAKAAIRLLKDGFGFREVALYESESGYVEHAELAYGNGAVMVGSHGREGVFAKAMADAGPVGVYVVVDDVDAHHARAVEHGLEILMPPTDQDYGSRDYMARDPEGNIWSFGTYTPAIGG, encoded by the coding sequence ATGGCCGGTGCACCGAGCATGTACCCCACGGTTCTCTACAAGGACGCCAAGGCCGCGATCAGGTTGCTGAAGGACGGCTTCGGCTTCCGGGAGGTGGCGCTCTACGAGAGCGAGAGCGGCTACGTCGAACACGCGGAACTGGCCTACGGCAACGGTGCGGTGATGGTGGGGTCGCACGGCCGGGAGGGCGTCTTCGCCAAGGCCATGGCGGACGCGGGCCCGGTGGGTGTGTACGTGGTGGTCGACGACGTGGACGCGCATCACGCGCGGGCGGTGGAGCACGGGCTGGAGATCCTGATGCCGCCGACCGACCAGGACTACGGCTCCCGGGACTACATGGCCCGGGACCCCGAGGGCAACATCTGGAGCTTCGGCACGTACACCCCGGCGATCGGCGGCTGA
- a CDS encoding ABC-F family ATP-binding cassette domain-containing protein yields MITASGIELRAGARLLIESASFRIAKGDRIGLVGRNGAGKTTLTKCLAGEGTPAGGIITRSGEVGYLPQDPRTGDLDVLARDRILSARDLDSVLRKMRENEERMSNGQGATREKAMKKYERLETEFLTKGGYAAEAEAATIAAALGLPDRVLGQPLHTLSGGQRRRVELARILFSDADTLLLDEPTNHLDADSIVWLRDYLKTYRGGFIVISHDVDLVETVVNKVFYLDANRSAIDVYNMGWKLYQQQREADEKRRKRERQNAEKKASALNSQADKMRAKATKTVAAQNMAKRAERLLSGLEAVRVSDKVAKLRFPDPAPCGKTPLMAEGLSKSYGSLEIFTDVNLAIDKGSRVVILGLNGAGKTTLLRLLGGAEKPDTGEVIPGHGLKLGYYAQEHETLDPERSVLENMRSAAPDLDLVAVRKTLGSFLFTGDDVDKPAGVLSGGEKTRLALATLVVSSANVLLLDEPTNNLDPASREEILGALRTYKGAVILVTHDEGAVDALEPERIILLPDGVEDLWGPDYKDLVALA; encoded by the coding sequence TTGATCACCGCCTCCGGCATCGAGCTGCGCGCCGGCGCCCGCCTCCTCATCGAGTCCGCTTCCTTCCGTATCGCCAAGGGCGACCGCATCGGTCTCGTCGGCCGCAACGGAGCGGGCAAGACCACCCTCACCAAGTGCCTCGCCGGTGAAGGAACCCCCGCCGGCGGCATCATCACCCGCTCCGGCGAGGTCGGCTACCTCCCGCAGGACCCGCGCACCGGCGACCTCGACGTCCTCGCCCGCGACCGCATCCTCTCCGCCCGCGACCTCGACTCGGTCCTGCGCAAGATGCGCGAGAACGAGGAGCGCATGTCGAACGGACAGGGCGCCACCCGCGAGAAGGCGATGAAGAAGTACGAGCGCCTGGAGACGGAGTTCCTCACCAAGGGCGGTTACGCCGCCGAGGCTGAGGCCGCCACCATCGCCGCCGCGCTGGGCCTGCCCGACCGCGTGCTCGGCCAGCCCCTGCACACCCTCTCCGGTGGTCAGCGCCGCCGCGTCGAGCTGGCCCGCATCCTCTTCTCGGACGCCGACACCCTGCTCCTCGACGAGCCCACGAACCACCTCGACGCCGACTCGATCGTCTGGCTCCGGGACTACCTGAAGACCTACCGCGGCGGCTTCATCGTGATCTCCCACGACGTCGACCTCGTCGAGACGGTCGTTAACAAGGTCTTCTACCTGGACGCCAACCGCTCCGCGATCGACGTCTACAACATGGGCTGGAAGCTCTACCAGCAGCAGCGCGAGGCCGACGAGAAGCGCCGCAAGCGCGAGCGCCAGAACGCCGAGAAGAAGGCGTCCGCCCTCAACTCGCAGGCCGACAAGATGCGTGCGAAGGCCACCAAGACCGTCGCCGCGCAGAACATGGCCAAGCGCGCCGAGCGCCTGCTGTCCGGCCTCGAAGCGGTACGCGTCTCCGACAAGGTCGCCAAGCTGCGCTTCCCGGACCCGGCGCCCTGCGGCAAGACCCCGCTGATGGCGGAGGGCCTGTCCAAGTCGTACGGCTCGCTGGAGATCTTCACCGACGTCAACCTGGCCATCGACAAGGGCTCGCGCGTCGTCATCCTCGGCCTCAACGGCGCGGGCAAGACGACCCTGCTGCGCCTGCTCGGCGGCGCCGAGAAGCCCGACACCGGCGAGGTCATCCCGGGCCACGGCCTCAAGCTGGGCTACTACGCCCAGGAGCACGAGACCCTCGACCCGGAGCGCTCGGTCCTGGAGAACATGCGCTCGGCGGCGCCCGACCTCGACCTGGTCGCGGTCCGCAAGACGCTCGGCTCGTTCCTTTTCACCGGTGACGACGTCGACAAGCCGGCCGGGGTCCTCTCCGGCGGTGAGAAGACCCGTCTCGCGCTGGCCACCCTCGTCGTCTCGTCCGCGAACGTCCTGCTCCTCGACGAGCCGACGAACAACCTCGACCCGGCCAGCCGCGAGGAGATCCTCGGCGCCCTGCGCACGTACAAGGGCGCCGTCATCCTCGTCACCCACGACGAGGGCGCGGTCGACGCGCTGGAGCCGGAGCGGATCATCCTGCTGCCGGACGGCGTGGAGGACCTGTGGGGCCCGGACTACAAGGACCTCGTGGCCCTCGCCTGA
- a CDS encoding helix-turn-helix domain-containing protein, producing the protein MAETLKKGSRVTGAARDKLAADLKKKYDSGASIRALAEETGRSYGFVHRMLSESGVTLRGRGGATRGKKATTA; encoded by the coding sequence GTGGCCGAGACTCTGAAGAAGGGCAGCCGGGTAACCGGCGCCGCGCGCGACAAGCTCGCGGCAGACCTGAAGAAGAAGTACGACTCCGGTGCGAGCATCCGGGCGCTGGCCGAAGAGACCGGCCGCTCCTACGGATTCGTACACCGGATGCTCAGCGAGTCCGGCGTCACGCTGCGGGGACGCGGCGGGGCGACACGAGGCAAGAAGGCCACTACGGCCTGA
- a CDS encoding enoyl-CoA hydratase/isomerase family protein, with protein sequence MASLDSVLDKDGVRLTVEDAVATVTLTNAAKRNAQSPALWRALTEAGRSLPGNVRVVVLCGEGKSFSAGLDRQAFSPEGFDGEPSFLDLARGSDEELDAVIAEYQEAFTWWRRSDLVTIAAVQGHAIGAGFQLALACDLRVVSEDVQFAMRETSLGLVPDLTGTHPLTGLVGYARALEICATGRFVHAAEAERIGLANLVVPTGELDGAVRDLAGALLAAPRDAVIETKALLQGAASRTYEDQRVAERAAQARRLRDLAGLGD encoded by the coding sequence ATGGCTTCGCTCGACTCTGTGCTCGACAAGGACGGCGTACGACTCACCGTCGAGGACGCCGTTGCCACGGTGACCCTGACCAATGCGGCCAAGCGCAACGCCCAGTCTCCCGCTCTGTGGCGGGCGTTGACAGAAGCCGGACGGTCTCTTCCTGGCAACGTGCGGGTCGTGGTGCTGTGCGGCGAGGGCAAGTCCTTCTCCGCCGGCCTGGACCGGCAGGCGTTCAGCCCCGAGGGCTTCGACGGTGAGCCTTCCTTCCTCGACCTCGCACGTGGCTCCGACGAAGAGCTCGACGCGGTCATCGCCGAGTACCAGGAAGCGTTCACCTGGTGGCGGCGCAGCGACCTCGTCACCATCGCCGCCGTACAGGGCCACGCCATCGGCGCCGGTTTCCAGCTCGCCCTCGCCTGCGATCTCCGGGTCGTTTCCGAGGATGTGCAGTTCGCCATGCGCGAGACCAGCCTCGGCCTTGTCCCCGACCTCACCGGTACGCACCCGCTGACCGGTCTGGTCGGTTACGCGCGTGCGCTGGAGATCTGCGCCACCGGGCGCTTCGTCCACGCGGCGGAGGCCGAACGTATCGGCCTCGCCAACCTTGTCGTGCCCACCGGAGAACTCGACGGTGCCGTGCGGGACTTGGCCGGCGCGCTGCTGGCCGCGCCGCGCGATGCCGTGATCGAGACCAAGGCGCTGCTCCAGGGCGCGGCCTCCCGTACGTACGAGGACCAGCGCGTCGCGGAGCGCGCCGCCCAGGCCCGCAGGCTCCGTGACCTGGCGGGCCTCGGCGACTGA